The window TCCCGGTCGGAGTGCAGATCGGTCAGCTGAAGGAAAACCTGAAGCTTTACCACAAATGCGCAACCTCGAAGGTTCTGTAACACGCATTTCCCACGAACGGCTCTTACCGGCAGCTCACGAGGCGCCGGGCAAAACAAGCCAATCAATCAGTTGTCGGCATCATTGGATGACAGGCAAGGGGGAGGTCGCATCAGGTGACCTCCCCTTTTATTGTATTCGCTGAGCGTGTATTTCAAAACTCAACCTGATTCACTTCCGCAAGCGCCAGGTCCTGATACGCATGAAACAGGCGATGGCAAAGGTTATCCCACTCCCTGCAGGCCGTACGCATCGCAGGGTTCTCTTCCGTAAGGCTGGGAAGGGTGGCAATTTTCTCAACCTCCGCAGCCAGATCCGTCACAAGCGCAGTGTCCGCTCCGGCAAGGAGGTTGTGGACAAACTCCGCCGGCTCATACCACGGTTTTGCCCTGTGCAGATCACGGTGAATTTGATCCAGCAGGACATTTCGCGGTCCCTCCCAGAGCTCATTCACCACCCCATCCCGATATAACCTGGGCAGAGAGGAGAAGTCTTCCATTACGCCATGCCCTCCGAAGATCGACATGGCCAACCGCAGCTGATCCACTGCATCCCTGGAGGCCGTTATTTTCTGTAGCATTACCAGTTCGCGGGCATTGAACCGCTGTTGCTGAACCGGGGGGCGTTCCTCCGGATTAATACTCAGCTTGTTTTTGCCGTCGAGCTGCAGGAATTGACTATAGAGCTTGAACGCTCCGGCAGTCGATCTTTTGGCACTGTGCTCCAGATCGGCAAGTTGGCCGGCCACCATTGGAAACTGGTGTATGGGGCGGCCGAAGGCGCTTCGGAATTCAGCATATCTCAGAGCTTCCCTGGCTGCCCTCGTCATGCTTGCGGCTGCGGACAGACCTACTGTCAGACGGGAATAGGTCAGGACAATGCCGACAACATGGGCCATTCCGCGATCGAGTGGGCCTATCGGATAAGCAACTGCACCCCTGAAGGTCATTTCTCCGGTGGTCAATTCAGTGGTACCCATCTTCCATTTAAGGCGATCGATGGTATGCCCGTTGCGAATCTCCCGTGCTTTGTTGCCCGGCAGCCAGGCAGGTACGACGAACGTGGCGATGCTCTGGGAACCGCGGGGCTTGGCGGTTACCAGGGCATAGTCGGCATGGGTTGCGGAACAAAAGAACTTGGTGCCGTACAGCCTCCAGGTGGTTCCTTCCTGAACGGCCTCCAGCAGGTTGGCGGGGACATCAGATCCGCCCTGTATCTCGGAAAGATACTGGGCCCCGATAGCGAAATCGCCGTCTATCCCTTCCCGACAGTGGGCAAGGATCTGCTTTGTCTCGTCCGTGTCGGCAAATGCCTCCAGAATTGCCACCAGCCCTTCCGTGCAGGTAAGCGGACAAGCAATACAGGCCTCGCCGTTCTGATAGATCAGAAACATCTTGACCAACCGCTCCCAAGGCGAGGTCTTCCGGGAAAACAAAGCCTCAGCGAAAACCTCCTCTTCCATGAGAACCGTTTCCAGCGGCCGGACAATCCGGTCGATACGATGATTGTGACCGTCATACTGCAGCAGATAAGGGCTGTTTTCCGGCCTTGCCGCACGATCGGCAAGATCGCGCCAGCGAAAGGAGGCCTGGCGTGAGAGTATTCGGGCTGCCGTATCAACGTTTGGCCAGTCGTCACCTGCAAAGTGTCGCACCAGTTTTTGCAAAAACGGGTCATCCGCGTAGTAGTCGACGTTATTTCGCCAGCC of the Desulfosediminicola ganghwensis genome contains:
- a CDS encoding acyl-CoA dehydrogenase family protein, with amino-acid sequence MSFPNRDNPYNFDAFIGWRNNVDYYADDPFLQKLVRHFAGDDWPNVDTAARILSRQASFRWRDLADRAARPENSPYLLQYDGHNHRIDRIVRPLETVLMEEEVFAEALFSRKTSPWERLVKMFLIYQNGEACIACPLTCTEGLVAILEAFADTDETKQILAHCREGIDGDFAIGAQYLSEIQGGSDVPANLLEAVQEGTTWRLYGTKFFCSATHADYALVTAKPRGSQSIATFVVPAWLPGNKAREIRNGHTIDRLKWKMGTTELTTGEMTFRGAVAYPIGPLDRGMAHVVGIVLTYSRLTVGLSAAASMTRAAREALRYAEFRSAFGRPIHQFPMVAGQLADLEHSAKRSTAGAFKLYSQFLQLDGKNKLSINPEERPPVQQQRFNARELVMLQKITASRDAVDQLRLAMSIFGGHGVMEDFSSLPRLYRDGVVNELWEGPRNVLLDQIHRDLHRAKPWYEPAEFVHNLLAGADTALVTDLAAEVEKIATLPSLTEENPAMRTACREWDNLCHRLFHAYQDLALAEVNQVEF